Genomic DNA from Sporosarcina sp. ANT_H38:
GTTAAGTGCTAAACTATTCTCTTACAAACCGAAAGACCCCGGCGCCAATGCCGCATTCGGCTATCCAGTAGTTATAGTCGATGAAACAGTCGGCAGTGATGGTTTCAAATGGTATAAGGTACTAGCAGACATCAATCCTCCTTCAGACTTCGGCTGGATTCGATCAGATCTTATAGAGCGAATTACGGAGTAAAAACAGGTAAATCCTGTCCACTTGTGTTTGAGTGGACAGGATTTTTTTGTTGATGAAATTGGTTTTTTTATATTTAATGTCGGGTTAGTTTGGATTGATTTGAAACTGTAATGGCTAATCAACTAACTCTTACGACTTTCGGCAAAACTGGCATTTCCATCCCTTTTCATCCCCTCAAAAAAATCCCCTGCACTGAATAATTCCAGTGCAAGGGATTTCTATTGTAATCACTTTACCTCAAAGAGCATCCGTATGTTCTTTGCCTGCCGGAAGAATATCCGACATGCCAATACGCTCAAGGCCTTTTTTAATCTTCGTCGTATAACCTAATCTGTTCTTGTCCAAATAACCCGCTTTGGAACGAATCATTTCTTCAAAGACTGGCAACTTCTTATCATCGATTGCCGACCACAGTTCATAGGATTTAATTAGATCTTCCAATGTTAAATGTACATAATCGCGACCCGAAAATTTATGTTCCGGAGAAACTTTATACCAAATATCGCCGTCAGGACGGATCCACTTGTTTTTTTCCTTTTCAATCGCTGTCTGAATACTCGTAGCAGTAGCTAAGTATGCAGGATTTTTTAATTCTTGATATGCCATTAGAAGGACGTTCATCCCGCCAAGTGCGTGGTTCATGGACGTATGTGTCTTCACTTTTTGCACCGAAGGGAAATAGTCTGAAATATAGTAGGACTCTTTGTCCACTTTGACGATATTCCCTTTTCCCTTTTGCGATACAAGCAGATTGGCATAGTTTTTCAGACCGACATTGTAATCCGTATGCCCAAACGCTTTGCCACCATTATACAAGAACAATGCGATTTGTTCGTTGAATCTGGTATCGACGAACGGAGCCGTTATACCGTACAAACTTTTAAGGTACGTGCTTGTTACTTCTGTTTCCCAATACGTCGATTTCCCTCTGAATACATCCAAATTGGCAAATGAATTATATAGAAGGTTTTCATAATACCGTCCGCCAGTTTCGGTATAAAGTGCCATAACCCGGTCCTCTTTCACTAGAAGAAGATTTCGTCCATACCCTCTGCCTGACTTCGGTATTGGTTCAACCGTTACCGCCATCTTATTGTAAGGACCAGTGGCCGTGTACCATTTGTTTCGTTTTTTATAATAAATCGCTGACTCAAGCATCCAAGAGTCCATTTGCTTCCGATCCTCAAACAATCGTTCTCCGGAAGACATGAGCCATTGATCGACTATATCGAAGCCTTTCGACTGTAGTCGGTAAACGGAAAGTTGCGTTTCTCCAAGCTTAACACCACTAAACGCTTCAGACTCCTGATGTAATTCCCTTGTATGACTTTCCGCGCCGGTAGGGTACTTTTGGTTTAGTTCAGTTGACCGGTATGATTTACCAATCATTCGTTGAGATACTCCACCGTCTGTTTGTATTTTTTCAAAAATGCCTGTTGGATACGTCATCAAATCATGACCAAACGTTTCATCAAAAACTTTTTTGATTGGGAATCGGCTATATTCATGAAGCACCGCTTTTGATAATCCCTCTTCTGTTTGGATGACATCAACAGTAATCGGTTTGTTCTGTGGATTTCTCAGTTCGTTGAATAAAAAGTAATCTCCGTTAGGCAGTTCCCTTTTCGTCAATTTAACTGTCACCGATGGAAAACCGCTTATGCGGTATGTGAAAACGATATCAGTTGCATGCGCATATTTGACGGTTTTTTCTCCCGCAAATTGCATGATATGATTCGAACGTAAATATGTTTTGGTCGAAGTCGAAAGTGGAACTTCGACAAATTGCTGCTCTTGTCTGACTGATTCAAATGCACCGAACGTATCTGGTGCTGTAAATACTGTTGCAGGCAATTTCTCGATTAACCCGTTTTGCAGCATCGCTCTATGTAGGAATACGACATATGTCGCGCGGTTGACGGCTGTTTTCGGATCGAATGTACCGTCTTCCTTACCAGTTGTGATACCGTGCTGCGCAAGTACTTTAACGCCCAGTTTATGAGATTCACTAATTTTGTAATCGTCCTTGAATGTGATTTCTTCTCCCGTATCCTGCAACTTGAAAGCCCTAACGATGACAGTCGCCATCTGCTCACGTGTCAAAGAGTCGCCGACGCCAAAGGTCCCGTCTTCTTTCCCCAAGAAAATGCCGGCTTCATATGTAGCCATTGCACCTTTCAAATGGGAAGACTTGGCACTGACATCTTTAAATATCGGCTTGTAAGATGCAAATGGTAACTTAAGTGCATTCGTTATCAGGTTAGCCGCCTGTGCCCGTGATACCTCTAAACTCGGTCTGAATTGCTTGTCCGGATAACCGTTAATAATTTTCAAATCGACAAGTTGGGTTACTTCATCTTTAGCCCAGAAATCATTATGTACATCCGTAAAACTTGGACTAATTGGATTCGCGCTGGCATTCAATATGCCAAAGCCGAACATTGAAAGAACTGCGACAATCAGTCCAACTTTTATTGGACCTTTGATTTTTCTCTTGTGTAACATTTACAAATATCCTCCCCGCTCACTTACATATTCTGTTCAGTCATTCATCTATAATACCATAGAAGAGTATAGAAAAACCGCCACTTATCTAGGAAGCTTATTTGTTATCCTATGGCTAGTTGGGTAACAAACGCCCAGCAAGAGCCATAGTTACAAAATAGAACCTGGAATAACCGTATTAAAAATATCATATTATCGTAAACAAAAATTAGTAGGAAATGAAATAATGGAATATAAATGGGTTATTAAGTTAAGGTAGAATGACATGTGAATCTCTATGTTGAGGATATCAATTTAATATTGAATAAAACCATTTTTTTCCACAGCTAGCTCGCAAATCATATTCGCTCGCTTTATGACAGACAGTTTTATGGGTTGGTGCTAAGGGCTAGGATTAGAGGCCTCAGGTAACACAACAGCGAAATGTTTAGTTCCCCTTCGTGATGAAGTTCTGCAACGCGACCTCCATCTGATTCGTGTCACTACAGCTATATTCCTTGATAAACAAAAAATTATGTCCTTTTCTTTTCGCCGACTTAATACACGCAGGCATTAAAAACTTGCACAATTTATCGGATGATTGCTCACCCCTATAAAAAAAGGATCCAATTGCTATCTAATTGACAGCAATTGGATCCTATTTTATTATGCTTTTCTATTCAACCATTTATTTTTAATCGCCATCAGATAAATAACGAATGCAAATGCAAATGTGATAGCAACAAAGACAAAACCTTGAGAGTTCAATACGAGCATCGGAGCGAATGTAACGAGCATAATTTCAACCGGCGCAATTGGTATATAGGCCAAGCTGTAATCATCCAGCGTCTTACTTTCCGATTTCGGATCGACGATTCTAAGTAGCGCCATACCCATAGCGACCGTTCCTGTTGTCCAGCCCCATGTGAATATCCCTTTTTCAAACCAGTATTGTGGGAAAAACTTCTTCGAAAAAATCGCAAAGAATAAGAATGCATACACAAGTCCAAACACAAATAACAAAATTAACGGAACAGCGTAATCAAGCACAACTGAAATACTGATTGAACCAATTCCGAATGCTACGAGAATATCCGTCGCACTACCACTAATCCTCGACACAACATCCTTACTGACATACTTATCGGTATCCGTAGAATTTAATATCTTCTTCACGAACAATCCAACAAGAAACGCCAATGAAAATGCAGGTATAACAACGCTTGGTAATAGCATCGCACCTAATTGACTTAAATAATAACCGCCCATGGCGATAATTATAATGATAGATAAGTGAAAAACGTATGGATCAATCGAGATCGACGACACCGTATCTGTTTCAGACTTCGTTCTCGATTCAGGTGGGATTAATCCCGTTCTAAGCTCATCTGGCAAATCTTTGAACGAAGCGAGGAATGACGTATGCCCCTTTGATGAACCCCATTTGATGAAGACAATCCCTATTAGTATGGCACTCATAATCCCTACAGTGGCAGATGTCATAGCTAATGAAGTCGCTTCTTCCCAGCCATTTTGCGCAAACGTCGCACCAATAGCCGCTGCAGTTCCGTGTCCTCCTACGAAGCCGGCTGCAAGTAACAAGCCGAAACCGTCATGTACATCCCAAAATGGATTAATCAGTAGGAGCGCGAATAACAATCCTCCACCCCACATTAATACCATTGCAATTTGAGAGTACGACCACATGCTACCGACTCTTGTCTTAATCGCATTCCAGTCAATCCGTGGTGACAGTAACGGCAGTGTTCCAAAGATGACTGCTATCAAGATTGCCGGATAGACTCCCATTTGATTTGAAAATGGCAAAAGACCAAAACCATTCGGTCCAAACAGCAAAGCCAGGAGCCCCGCAATGATACTAGCCGGCAAAAACATTTGCTGGATGAACTTAACCTTCGCTCGAATAATCGTCCCTACAAGCAGAAGCAGTGATATCAAACCGAAATCCGTAAATAAAACCCATGGTGAAAAATCCATATTTTTATTCTCCTTATCTATACACTATTTTTCGCTGAATTTAATGCCCCTTTCTCAACACGTATGTAACCGTTTACATGAACATATAAAAGCATAATATTTTATCAACTTTCACTAAGATAACATTTTTTAAAGCCATAGTAAACTTAACGGACAACTCCGAATTTCATGTTGAATTCATAATAGATTTATAATTGATTTCAACTATTGATATGTAATTTGATTCCTAGCAAAAAAATAATGAATTTGTCATATCACATTATCTTCAGTATATGGACAGGAAGGATTCCGGGAGAAATAATGATAGTATTTCTGGACTTTAAATATGCTTTTAATTATAGCTAAGTAGTTGTTTGTCCCCTCACCCCATTTTTTTACTGAATAAGATGTTACAGAAAGGAGGTGAAAAAATGAATTTTTATAACTATCAAAGAAATTGTTTTAATGGTCGAAAATTTATTATTCCTTGTTCTAGTCACAATTTCCGTAAAATAGTATGCACAGGACCTCCTGGACCTCCGGGACCTCCAGGTGCTACTGGTGCTACCGGTGCTACTGGTGCTACTGGTGCTACTGGTGCTACTGGTGCTACTGGTGCTCAAGGTATTCAAGGATTACCGGGAACTACCGGTGCTACTGGTGCTCAAGGTATTCAAGGATTACCGGGTACTACCGGTGCTACTGGTGCTACCGGCGCTCAAGGGTTGCCAGGTACTAATGGCGCGGACGGTGCTACTGGCGCTACCGGCGCTCAAGGTATTCAAGGGTTACCAGGTACTAACGGCGTAGACGGTGCTACTGGCGCTACTGGTGCTACTGGTGCTACTGGCGCTCAAGGTATTCAAGGGTTGCCAGGTACTAATGGCGTGGACGGCGCTACTGGTGCTACCGGCGCTCAAGGTATTCAAGGGTTGCCAGGTACTAATGGCGTGGACGGCGCTACTGGTGCTACTGGCGCTCAAGGTATTCAAGGATTGCCAGGTACTAATGGCGCGGACGGCGCTACTGGTGCTACCGGCGCTCAAGGTATTCAAGGGTTGCCAGGTACTAATGGCGCGGACGGCGCTACTGGTGCTACCGGCGCTCAAGGTATTCAAGGGTTGCCAGGTACTAATGGCGCGGACGGGGCTACTGGCGCTACCGGCGCTCAAGGTATTCAAGGGCTACCAGGTACTGACGGTGCTACTGGCGCAACTGGTGCTCAAGGTATTCAAGGATTACAGGGAACTACTGGCGCTCCAGGATTACCGGGAACTAACGGAGCTGACGGGGCTACTGGCCCTCAAGGTATTCAAGGGTTACCAGGTACTGACGGTGCTACTGGCGCAACAGGACCTCAAGGTATTCAAGGGTTACCAGGTACTAATGGTGTAGACGGCGCTCCAGGATTACCGGGAACTGACGGGGCTACTGGCGCTACAGGACCTCAAGGTATTCAAGGATTACCAGGTACTAACGGCGTGGATGGCGCTCCAGGATTACCGGGAACTAACGGAGCTGACGGGGCTACTGGCCCTCAAGGTATTCAAGGATTACCAGGTACTAACGGCGTGGATGGCGCTCCAGGATTACCGGGAACTAACGGAGCTGACGGGGCTACTGGCCCTCAAGGTATTCAAGGGTTACCAGGTACTAATGGTGTAGACGGAGCTCCAGGATTACCGGGAACTGACGGGGCTACTGGCGCTACAGGATTACCGGGAACTAACGGAGCTGACGGGGCTACTGGCCCTCAAGGTATCCAAGGATTACCAGGTACTAACGGCGTGGATGGCGCTCCAGGATTACCGGGAACTAACGGAGCTGACGGGGCTACTGGCCCTCAAGGTATTCAAGGGTTGCCAGGTACTAATGGCGTGGACGGTGCTACCGGCGCTCAAGGTATTCAAGGGTTACCAGGTACTAACGGAGCTGACGGTGCTACCGGCGCTCAAGGTATTCAAGGATTGCCAGGTACTAATGGCGCGGACGGCCCTCAAGGTATTCAAGGGTTACCAGGTGCTAGTACAGTAATACCATTTGCATCAGGAACTTCGGTTGTAACTTTGAATACACTAGCATTAGGATTAGTTGGTACTCCGGCTCTTGTAGGATTCGGAAGTTCTATTCCAGGCGTTTCTATTCTCGGCAGTTCATTCACACTTCCAGCTCTAAGTAACTTTAGCTTTATGGTTCCTCGTACAGGGACCCTTACAAGTATTTCAGCATACTTTAATAGCACAGTAGGACTAAGTCTCATAGGTTCTACGGTGACTGTCCATGCAGAGGTATATCGTGCATCCGGCAATAGCAATGAATTTTTCGCAACAGGCGTTACTGTACCTCTAACATTTACTGGAACAATCAATATCGGTACCATAGAGACTAACACCGCTAGCGGCTTC
This window encodes:
- a CDS encoding S-layer homology domain-containing protein → MLHKRKIKGPIKVGLIVAVLSMFGFGILNASANPISPSFTDVHNDFWAKDEVTQLVDLKIINGYPDKQFRPSLEVSRAQAANLITNALKLPFASYKPIFKDVSAKSSHLKGAMATYEAGIFLGKEDGTFGVGDSLTREQMATVIVRAFKLQDTGEEITFKDDYKISESHKLGVKVLAQHGITTGKEDGTFDPKTAVNRATYVVFLHRAMLQNGLIEKLPATVFTAPDTFGAFESVRQEQQFVEVPLSTSTKTYLRSNHIMQFAGEKTVKYAHATDIVFTYRISGFPSVTVKLTKRELPNGDYFLFNELRNPQNKPITVDVIQTEEGLSKAVLHEYSRFPIKKVFDETFGHDLMTYPTGIFEKIQTDGGVSQRMIGKSYRSTELNQKYPTGAESHTRELHQESEAFSGVKLGETQLSVYRLQSKGFDIVDQWLMSSGERLFEDRKQMDSWMLESAIYYKKRNKWYTATGPYNKMAVTVEPIPKSGRGYGRNLLLVKEDRVMALYTETGGRYYENLLYNSFANLDVFRGKSTYWETEVTSTYLKSLYGITAPFVDTRFNEQIALFLYNGGKAFGHTDYNVGLKNYANLLVSQKGKGNIVKVDKESYYISDYFPSVQKVKTHTSMNHALGGMNVLLMAYQELKNPAYLATATSIQTAIEKEKNKWIRPDGDIWYKVSPEHKFSGRDYVHLTLEDLIKSYELWSAIDDKKLPVFEEMIRSKAGYLDKNRLGYTTKIKKGLERIGMSDILPAGKEHTDAL
- a CDS encoding sodium/glutamate symporter, which produces MDFSPWVLFTDFGLISLLLLVGTIIRAKVKFIQQMFLPASIIAGLLALLFGPNGFGLLPFSNQMGVYPAILIAVIFGTLPLLSPRIDWNAIKTRVGSMWSYSQIAMVLMWGGGLLFALLLINPFWDVHDGFGLLLAAGFVGGHGTAAAIGATFAQNGWEEATSLAMTSATVGIMSAILIGIVFIKWGSSKGHTSFLASFKDLPDELRTGLIPPESRTKSETDTVSSISIDPYVFHLSIIIIIAMGGYYLSQLGAMLLPSVVIPAFSLAFLVGLFVKKILNSTDTDKYVSKDVVSRISGSATDILVAFGIGSISISVVLDYAVPLILLFVFGLVYAFLFFAIFSKKFFPQYWFEKGIFTWGWTTGTVAMGMALLRIVDPKSESKTLDDYSLAYIPIAPVEIMLVTFAPMLVLNSQGFVFVAITFAFAFVIYLMAIKNKWLNRKA
- a CDS encoding exosporium glycoprotein BclB-related protein, with product MNFYNYQRNCFNGRKFIIPCSSHNFRKIVCTGPPGPPGPPGATGATGATGATGATGATGATGAQGIQGLPGTTGATGAQGIQGLPGTTGATGATGAQGLPGTNGADGATGATGAQGIQGLPGTNGVDGATGATGATGATGAQGIQGLPGTNGVDGATGATGAQGIQGLPGTNGVDGATGATGAQGIQGLPGTNGADGATGATGAQGIQGLPGTNGADGATGATGAQGIQGLPGTNGADGATGATGAQGIQGLPGTDGATGATGAQGIQGLQGTTGAPGLPGTNGADGATGPQGIQGLPGTDGATGATGPQGIQGLPGTNGVDGAPGLPGTDGATGATGPQGIQGLPGTNGVDGAPGLPGTNGADGATGPQGIQGLPGTNGVDGAPGLPGTNGADGATGPQGIQGLPGTNGVDGAPGLPGTDGATGATGLPGTNGADGATGPQGIQGLPGTNGVDGAPGLPGTNGADGATGPQGIQGLPGTNGVDGATGAQGIQGLPGTNGADGATGAQGIQGLPGTNGADGPQGIQGLPGASTVIPFASGTSVVTLNTLALGLVGTPALVGFGSSIPGVSILGSSFTLPALSNFSFMVPRTGTLTSISAYFNSTVGLSLIGSTVTVHAEVYRASGNSNEFFATGVTVPLTFTGTINIGTIETNTASGFSLGINAGDRLLMVFSATATGLSLVNTITGAASAGLTIN